The following proteins are co-located in the Gorilla gorilla gorilla isolate KB3781 chromosome 18, NHGRI_mGorGor1-v2.1_pri, whole genome shotgun sequence genome:
- the PIGQ gene encoding phosphatidylinositol N-acetylglucosaminyltransferase subunit Q encodes MVLKAFFPTCCVSADSGLLVGRWVPEQSSAVVLAVLHFPFIPIQVKQLLAQVRQASQVGVAVLGTWCHCRQEPEESLGRFLESLGAVFPHEPWLRLCRERRGTFWSCEATRRQAPTAPGAPGEDQVMLIFYDQRQVLLSQLHLPTVLPDRQAGATTASTGGLAAVFDTVARSEVLFRSDRFDEGPVRLSHWQSEGVEASILAELAKRASGPICLLLASLLSLVSAVSACRVFKLWPLSFLGSKLSTCEQLRHRLEHLTLICSTRKAENPAQLMRKANTVASVLLDVALGLMLLSWLHGRSRIGHLADALVPVADHVAEELQHLLQWLMGAPAGLKMNRALDQVLGRFFLYHIHLWISYIHLMSPFVEHILWHVGLSACLGLTVALSLLSDIIALLTFHIYCFYVYGARLYCLKIHGLSSLWRLFRGKKWNVLRQRVDSCSYDLDQLFIGTLLFTILLFLLPTTALYYLVFTLLRLLVVAVQGLIHLLVDLINSLPLYSLGLRLCRPYRLAAGVKFRVLQHEAGRPLRLLMQINPLPYSRVVHTYRLPSCGCHPKHSWGALCRKLFFGELIYPWRQRGDKQD; translated from the exons ATGGTGCTCAAGGCCTTCTTCCCCACGTGCTGCGTCTCGGCGGACAGCGGGCTGCTGGTGGGACGGTGGGTGCCGGAGCAGAGCAGCGCCGTGGTCCTGGCGGTCCTGCACTTTCCCTTCATCCCCATCCAGGTCAAGCAGCTCCTGGCCCAGGTGCGGCAGGCCAGCCAGGTGGGCGTGGCCGTGCTGGGCACCTGGTGCCACTGCCGGCAGGAGCCCGAGGAGAGCCTGGGCCGCTTCCTGGAGAGCCTGGGTGCCGTCTTCCCCCATGAGCCCTGGCTGCGGCTGTGCCGGGAGAGACGCGGCACGTTCTGGAGCTGCGAGGCCACCCGCCGGCAAGCGCCCACTGCCCCCGGTGCCCCCGGTGAGGACCAGGTCATGCTCATCTTCTATGACCAGCGCCAGGTGTTGCTGTCACAGCTACACCTGCCCACCGTCCTGCCCGACCGCCAGGCTGGAGCCACCACTGCCAGCACTGGGGGCCTGGCTGCCGTCTTCGACACGGTAGCCCGCAGTGAGGTGCTCTTCCGCAGTGACCGCTTCGATGAGGGCCCTGTGCGGCTGAGCCACTGGCAGTCGGAGGGCGTGGAGGCCAGCATCCTCGCGGAGCTGGCCAAGCGAGCCTCGGGACCCATTTGCCTGCTGTTGGCCAGCCTGCTGTCGCTGGTCTCAGCTGTCAGTGCCTGCCG AGTGTTCAAGCTCTGGCCCCTGTCCTTCCTCGGGAGCAAGCTCTCCACGTGCGAACAGCTCCGGCACCGGCTGGAGCACCTCACGCTCATCTGCAGTACACGGAAGGCGGAGAACCCTGCCCAGCTGATGAG GAAGGCCAACACGGTGGCCTCTGTGCTGCTGGACGTGGCCCTGGGCCTCATGCTGCTGTCCTGGCTCCACGGGAGAAGCCGCATCGGGCATCTGGCCGACGCCCTCGTTCCTGTGGCTGAC CACGTGGCCGAGGAGCTCCAGCACCTGCTGCAGTGGCTGATGGGTGCTCCCGCCGGGCTCAAGATGAACCGTGCACTGGACCAGGTGCTGGGCCGCTTCTTCCTCTACCACATCCACCTGTGGATCA GCTACATCCACCTCATGTCCCCCTTCGTGGAGCACATCCTTTGGCACGTGGGCCTCTCGGCCTGCCTGGGCCTGACGGTGGCCCTGTCCCTCCTCTCGGACATCATCGCCCTCCTCACCTTCCACATCTACTGCTTCTACGTCTATGGAgccag GCTGTACTGCCTGAAGATCCATGGCCTGTCCTCACTGTGGCGTCTGTTCCGGGGGAAGAAGTGGAACGTTCTGCGCCAGCGCGTGGACTCCTGTTCCTATGACCTGGACCAG CTGTTCATCGGGACTCTGCTCTTCACCAtcctgctcttcctcctgcctACCACAGCCCTGTACTACCTGGTGTTCACCCTG CTCCGGCTCCTGGTGGTCGCCGTGCAGGGCCTGATCCATCTGCTCGTGGACCTCATCAACTCCCTGCCGCTGTACTCACTGGGTCTTCGGCTCTGCCGGCCCTACAGGCTGGCGG CTGGCGTGAAGTTCCGTGTCCTCCAGCACGAGGCCGGCAGGCCCCTCCGCCTTCTGATGCAG ATAAACCCACTGCCCTACAGCCGCGTGGTGCACACCTACCGCCTCCCCAGCTGTGGCTGCCACCCCAAGCACTCCTGGGGCGCCCTGTGCCGCAAGCTGTTCTTTGGGGAGCTCATCTACCCCTGGAGGCAGAGAGGGGACAAGCAGGACTGA